The Seriola aureovittata isolate HTS-2021-v1 ecotype China chromosome 2, ASM2101889v1, whole genome shotgun sequence genome has a segment encoding these proteins:
- the LOC130184750 gene encoding P2Y purinoceptor 1-like has product MSGNVTHGSCGGINLNFTHSFLPPVFVTVFVVGTLSNIWGLRSVCSSWKNIGNINIFMLNLGVADLLYLFTLPFLVHYYARNSHWQFGSTFCKVNRFCFNLNLYGSIGFLTCISIYRYLGIVHPMRVMGKISSRHSVAISAIVWLLVIIQILPDMFFDKNDLNSPHSCFDTTSNDLISHYLPYSIGWTVTGFAVPLVIILVCYGHIVVVLARKANVNPVLKQRCLKLVVILVILFSICFIPYHVFRNVNLKTRILKQNGICRASFRDIYIAHQVGRCLACLNSAINPLIYIVGNDDFLMKLQQLSQRALLSLGFTPNPRNRVRIHRRELTSAPT; this is encoded by the coding sequence ATGTCTGGGAACGTGACGCACGGCTCCTGTGGGGGCATCAATCTGAACTTTACGCACAGCTTTCTGCCGCCCGTGTTCGTCACTGTCTTCGTGGTCGGGACGCTGTCCAACATCTGGGGTCTGAGgagtgtgtgcagcagctggaaGAACATCGGGAACATCAACATCTTCATGCTAAACCTAGGGGTGGCGGACCTGCTCTACCTGTTCACCCTGCCCTTTCTCGTGCACTATTACGCGCGCAACAGCCACTGGCAGTTCGGCTCGACGTTCTGCAAGGTGAACCGCTTCTGCTTCAACCTCAACCTCTACGGCAGCATCGGCTTCCTAACCTGCATTAGCATCTACAGGTATTTAGGGATTGTGCACCCAATGAGGGTTATGGGGAAGATCTCCAGCCGACACTCGGTGGCCATCAGCGCCATAGTCTGGCTCCTGGTGATCATTCAGATCCTCCCTGACATGTTCTTTGACAAGAACGACCTCAACTCTCCACACTCGTGTTTCGACACTACCTCCAACGACCTGATCAGCCACTACCTGCCTTACAGCATCGGCTGGACCGTCACAGGCTTCGCTGTCCCCCTGGTCATCATTCTGGTCTGTTACGGACACATCGTCGTGGTTCTCGCCAGAAAAGCCAACGTGAACCCGGTGCTGAAGCAGCGGTGTCTGAAGCTGGTGGTGATCCTCGTCATACTCTTCTCCATCTGTTTCATCCCCTACCACGTGTTTCGGAACGTCAACCTGAAAACCAGGATACTGAAACAGAACGGAATCTGCCGCGCAAGTTTCCGTGACATCTACATCGCGCACCAGGTAGGCCGGTGCCTGGCGTGTCTGAACAGCGCCATAAACCCGCTCATTTACATAGTTGGAAACGATGACTTCCTCATGAAGCTTCAGCAGCTCAGCCAGCGGGCTCTGCTGTCTCTGGGCTTTACCCCAAACCCGCGGAACCGGGTCCGGATTCACCGTCGAGAACTCACGTCAGCTCCGACCTGA